The DNA sequence ATTGATGACAGCACCACCCACATTGGCAACTACTGATTTTAAACTTGAACCGATTCCACCTGACTCAATTTTTTCTGCTACTGAAACTGCTGCATTAAAGGCTCCAAGGGCAACTAGAGAAGCTCCACCAGTGAAAGGAGCCGCTACCACAGCCGCAACGGCAGCCACGACTTTGACAGCCTTAAAGGCCGGTGATTCAGTGAAGCCCGGTTTGGGGGCAGTTTGTTTGGCTATCCATTGAGAAACAAGTTGGGGAGGAAGACCGGTAGCTTTCGCTATTTCCTGAGTGGCAACTTGCTTTGCATAGCCCTGTGCTGCCTGTTTAAAACTTTGTCCGCTGGTAAGACCGGAAATGAGACCGACGGGTAAACCGGTGGCTTCAGCTATGGCATTATTTACTTTGTCCTTAACTACCGACTGAACAGCAGAGCTCCAACTACCTCCACCCGTTACATAGGCTTTTACTAAATCTTCTACCAGTTGCTCTCTTTCGATTTGCTGGTCAGCATCTGCTCGGAACATATCCATGTAATACTGATTCAGTTCGGATACATCCTGATAGGACTGCCCTACCCGTTTCATGTCATCTCCGAAAGAGTTATACAGGCTGGCTAAGGCTCCTTCTTTTCCCTCGACTAGCTTTCCATCTTCTCCTCTTTCTCCATAAACCGAAGCATTGAGAACCTGGTAATCTGCATTAGTCCAGGTTTCAAACAAGTCTTTCGGTGCACCCACATGAGCTACGGAAGAAAGAGAAATCCTTCTCTCTTCAAATTGGTTTCCGGATTCATAACCTTTATAGTCACCTTTTCCATCGGCTGCTTTATGGGCAGAACCATCGCTAATTTTATAGGTAATAACAATCTGGTCTCCATCTCTTCTGGCGGATTCGAACATTTCATTTCGTTCCATGAAACCGGCACAGGCAGCAACAAGTTCTCCACCAGATACACATTTTCCTTCTTGTTGCAATTTCAATTGTTCGGCAGTCAGTTTAGATTCATCCAACTTTCCATCTTTTGTATAATAATCAGACATGATTTTAAACTTGTAAGAATTTACAACCTGCTCATAGACCTGATCCTGGTATTTATTAACGTTCTCATCGATGATATTGTTCATGGCTCGAACGTAATTAAACTGTTTGGCTCCGGTAATGGCTGTATTGAATTTGGAGGCTATATTTAAATTGCTTATATCATCGACTTTAAAGCCATGATCAAAAATATTATAGGAATTTGTTGGAGAAGCATTATTGCTATTATTCAAAGATCCATTTATAGAGGAATTAAAGCCTGCGGCTAAACTTGCTACTCCATTGGTAGAAGGAAGTTCTTCTGTTTTATACTCTACACGGGCATTTCTTAAATCCAAAATAGACTGAGTAAAGGCGGCTGAGTTACTTCCTGCTTCAGGTGCGCGAAGTTCATCAACAGAATCAGCTAATAATTTGGCTTCTTTCCAGGCTTCTTTTGCTTCTTCTTTATTATCGCTCTGTAGTTTTTTCTGAATATCCGACCACTTTTCTATAGCAGCCTTTTCAGAGCGCTCCATCTCCTGACGCCACTTTCCCTGATTGATTTGCAGCTCAGAAACGGCGTTCTGATAATTTTCTGTAGCTTCGGCCCGAAGCTCATCTGCCTTGGTTTTCCAGGCATCAAAAAAACCCTTGTAGTTTTTAACCTGTTGTTCCCAGTTAGAAATGGCAGGAAGAATTTTGTCTTTCCACTCGCTATGCTGTGCAGCAAGCTGATTAGTAAATCCCTGCCAGGTATACATGTTTTGTTCGGCAACAGTGTCTTTTACGGTATAACTAACATCAAGATAAATTTCTTTTTCATTTCGGGTAAAACTGTTATACCAACATGCTTTTACAGGCAACACAATACAATAACCCGGACGTTCTACATATTGATCAAAACTTATGTAACGTGCTTCATTATAATGGTAATAGAGTGTTGGCCCTCCATTGGCAACCTCTTCATTATAACTTCCTCCTACATAGAAATAATCCCTAGTAGCAGAAGCTAACCAATCTGCATCTACATTCGTTGTATTGGCCCTAAGAGTAACCCCGGTAATATTTTGGATAATTAAATTGTCAGAAAGCCAACTATTTCGAACAACTCCTTCGCTCTCAAAGTCACTAAATCTTTGTAGCATTTCAGTGGAGTATTGAGCCGGATTTGAGATATAATTTTTAACTAATCCAATAAATTCTTGAAAAGCTTGGTCTGTTGGATCTCCTGAACGAGACCAATACAATGATGAAATATCGAATGAACTTCCACTCTCATTTTCTCCATCATTTTTATAATTTTTAATAATCTGAGTCTGATAGTAATCTGTCTTACTCTGAGCTTCATTTTTAGTCAGTTCGAGATAATCTGTCATTTCCGTAGAAAGTTCAGTGAGGATAGTCGTAAAATCCATATCCGGGTTTTGTAGCTTCGTATTCATCCGGGTAATCAGCTTATTCAAGTTCTCACCGGCTGTATTATAGCTTCCATCATCATTTTTATACAATTTCGTATTGGAATCCGAGTTAAGAGATGTCTGTAGGTTATTTACCATTGTTTGAATATTCGTTTTTACATTGGTCTTATAGGCATTAATCAAGCTCAAATTCCGGTTAAACTCTCCTTCGGCCTGGTTGAGTTGTTGTATAAATTCAGAATAGCTCGTATTAATCGAAGTCAGGTCATTCTGGAAATTGGTCATCCCGGTTTTAAATGTAGTATTAAAATCTGTTGCCCAGTCCTTTATAGTTGAATCCAGGTCATCCTTCAAACCCGAATAAGAGTCTTTTAAATCCTCTTCGGTAATTTTATTTTCAGCCTCTGTCTGGGTTTTAGTAGTCGAGTTATCCTGTTCGGTTTTGTATTTACTTGTTATAAAGGCTACGTATTCGTTCCGATTGGTTAATATAAGACCATCTGCTGTTTTTTGCCAGTCTTCTAGAGCTTCTTCTCTACGGGACTCCAGTTCTTTCTTTAAATAATCTTTATAGGTCGGGTTATTGTTATAGGTATCTGACTCTGTAACAAGAGCAATCTGGTTTTGGATTTTTGTATTCAAATCATTCTCCCAGGCTGCTTTCATGACACCTAATTTCTCAGTTATCATCGTATCCCAGGCACTTACATTTCGCAGGGCATTGGCCTGCTGAATAGTGCCTCGCATCTCATCCGCATCAAATTGCTCGGGCATGAGGGCATAGGGAACCACAGGGTTCGAGAGAGCCGAAAAAGAGGGGTAGAAAATGAAAAGAACGAAAGATAGGAGAAGAAAAAAGGCCTCTATCTTAAATAGGATGGTGTTCAGGTTTCTCTGAATTCCTTTGAATGTGATGGTTTTCCGCTTTTTCATTTTCTTTTCCTCTCTCTTTTTTATTGAATCTGGTAGGTGATTACACCACCGGCTGTTACGACATCGGTAACAGAGAACTCATATGTATAAGAAATATTTACTTTTGCAATGATTTCCAT is a window from the Leptospiraceae bacterium genome containing:
- a CDS encoding TIGR04388 family protein, whose product is MKKRKTITFKGIQRNLNTILFKIEAFFLLLSFVLFIFYPSFSALSNPVVPYALMPEQFDADEMRGTIQQANALRNVSAWDTMITEKLGVMKAAWENDLNTKIQNQIALVTESDTYNNNPTYKDYLKKELESRREEALEDWQKTADGLILTNRNEYVAFITSKYKTEQDNSTTKTQTEAENKITEEDLKDSYSGLKDDLDSTIKDWATDFNTTFKTGMTNFQNDLTSINTSYSEFIQQLNQAEGEFNRNLSLINAYKTNVKTNIQTMVNNLQTSLNSDSNTKLYKNDDGSYNTAGENLNKLITRMNTKLQNPDMDFTTILTELSTEMTDYLELTKNEAQSKTDYYQTQIIKNYKNDGENESGSSFDISSLYWSRSGDPTDQAFQEFIGLVKNYISNPAQYSTEMLQRFSDFESEGVVRNSWLSDNLIIQNITGVTLRANTTNVDADWLASATRDYFYVGGSYNEEVANGGPTLYYHYNEARYISFDQYVERPGYCIVLPVKACWYNSFTRNEKEIYLDVSYTVKDTVAEQNMYTWQGFTNQLAAQHSEWKDKILPAISNWEQQVKNYKGFFDAWKTKADELRAEATENYQNAVSELQINQGKWRQEMERSEKAAIEKWSDIQKKLQSDNKEEAKEAWKEAKLLADSVDELRAPEAGSNSAAFTQSILDLRNARVEYKTEELPSTNGVASLAAGFNSSINGSLNNSNNASPTNSYNIFDHGFKVDDISNLNIASKFNTAITGAKQFNYVRAMNNIIDENVNKYQDQVYEQVVNSYKFKIMSDYYTKDGKLDESKLTAEQLKLQQEGKCVSGGELVAACAGFMERNEMFESARRDGDQIVITYKISDGSAHKAADGKGDYKGYESGNQFEERRISLSSVAHVGAPKDLFETWTNADYQVLNASVYGERGEDGKLVEGKEGALASLYNSFGDDMKRVGQSYQDVSELNQYYMDMFRADADQQIEREQLVEDLVKAYVTGGGSWSSAVQSVVKDKVNNAIAEATGLPVGLISGLTSGQSFKQAAQGYAKQVATQEIAKATGLPPQLVSQWIAKQTAPKPGFTESPAFKAVKVVAAVAAVVAAPFTGGASLVALGAFNAAVSVAEKIESGGIGSSLKSVVANVGGAVINGVVSGATGGVVDANLSYSEEDGFGASVGVGVAGVASVGLEYTENGGFGAYAAADFGVGSVELSYSQNNGFEAQASLDVGFVSAEMSYDTENGFQAQASLDIGIGAVDLNYSDQEGFSAHADVDIGVGDLSMDYSDQNGFSASASVEGVVDLSYDKNGLSASTNIEGIDVAYSSSEGFSASGEIAGVDLSYDKNGLSASTNIEGIDVAYSSSEGFSASGEIAGVDLSYDKNGLSASTNIEGIDVAYSSSEGFSASGEIAGVDLSYDKNGLSASTNIEGIDVAYSSSEGFSASGEIAGVDLSYDKNGLAANTSIEGIDVGYSSSEGFNAGGDIAGVDFNYDKKGLAANTSIEGIDLGYSNSEGFNAGGEIAGVDFNYDKKGLAGTTNLYGEELSYDSDKGFSSETYEDLKDTIKDLSVPFK